A segment of the Candidatus Zixiibacteriota bacterium genome:
GAACAGTATGAAATTTTGGATTATGAACTGATGATTTACTTCTGCGAAGGTACAGACAAAGAACGGCTGGACTGGTTTAGGATTATCAATATTGCTGGAGAAAAATTAACTGATCAAGAAATTCGCAACGCGGTTTATACTGGGCCATGGCTATCAGACGCCAAACTCAAATTTAGCAAAACAAATTGTGCAGCCTATCTCTTAGCAAATGATGGCGGGCAGTTAGTGAGCGGTTCACCAATTAGGCAAGAGTATTTGGAAACCGCGCTTTCGTGGATCAATGGCGGCAATATTGAGGACTATATGGCCAAACATCAGCACGACAAAAGTGCTGACGAATTGTGGGAATATTTTCAAAAAGTGATCGCATGGACGCGGGAGATTTTTACGAACTATCGCCGAGAAATGAGTAATGTGCCGTGGGGTGATTTGTATAACCAATTCAAAAATAAAAAATGTGATTCAAAGAAACTGGAAAAAGAAATAACCGAATTAATGCAAGATGAAGATGTGACCAAAAAGTCTGGTATCTATGAATATGTTTTGACCAGAAATGAAAAATATCTAAACATTCGCGCCTTTACCGAAAAGCAAAAGAGAGAAGCGTACGAAAGGCAAAAAGGCATCTGCGTAAAATGCAAAAAGCATTTTGAAATAGAAGAAATGGAGGCCGATCACATAAAACCTTGGCACGAAGGCGGAAAAACTGTTTCAAAAAATTGCCAGATGTTATGTAAAGATTGTAACCGAAGAAAATCAGGAAACTAAAAAAGGCGGCGCGCCAGTTTCGCTGGCACGAAATTCGGAAACGAAAAAGGAAAGGTTCAAAAACCCGCCCGCATTCCTTCCCA
Coding sequences within it:
- a CDS encoding DUF262 domain-containing protein — encoded protein: MKIDLHKIPIREVIVGYKDSAEEGVVAYSGKLDIRPKYQREFVYKEKQRNAVIETIKNSFPLNVMYWMIREDGGYEVLDGQQRTISIGQYVTGDFSLNDRFFHNLTKEEQYEILDYELMIYFCEGTDKERLDWFRIINIAGEKLTDQEIRNAVYTGPWLSDAKLKFSKTNCAAYLLANDGGQLVSGSPIRQEYLETALSWINGGNIEDYMAKHQHDKSADELWEYFQKVIAWTREIFTNYRREMSNVPWGDLYNQFKNKKCDSKKLEKEITELMQDEDVTKKSGIYEYVLTRNEKYLNIRAFTEKQKREAYERQKGICVKCKKHFEIEEMEADHIKPWHEGGKTVSKNCQMLCKDCNRRKSGN